In Ipomoea triloba cultivar NCNSP0323 chromosome 7, ASM357664v1, a single genomic region encodes these proteins:
- the LOC116026260 gene encoding anthranilate synthase alpha subunit 2, chloroplastic-like yields the protein METLALSRFPLTSAHSSGITSRHRTASKSTFSHFASSSAARFPIIKCAAISAPPSLVDHSEKFKEAAQHGNLIPLFRSIFSDHLTPVLAYRCLVKEDDRDAPSFLFESVEPGLDASAVGRYSVIGAQPTMEIVAKENMVTIMDHHQGKRTEEYAEDPMVIPRRIMENWNPQRLDELPEAFCGGWVGYFSYDTVRYVEKKKLPFSKAPLDDRNLPDLHIGLYDDIIVFDSVEKKAYVIHWVQLDRFSSVEAAYNDGMNRLEALMSRVHDIVPPRLAAGSINLHTGLFGSKLKNSTMSSKEYQKAVLKAKEHIIAGDIFQIVLSQRFERRTFADPFEVYRALRIVNPSPYMTYLQARGCILVASSPEILTRVKKGKITNRPLAGTVRRGKTPKEDHMQEKILLNDQKQCAEHIMLVDLGRNDVGKVSKFGSVNVEKLMNIERYSHVMHISSTVTGDILENLSSWDALRAALPVGTVSGAPKVKAMELIDELEVTRRGPYSGGFGGISFSGDMDIALALRTIVFPTGMRHDTMYSYKDVDKRRDWVAHLQAGAGIVADSDPGDEQRECENKAAALARAIDLAESSFVEK from the exons ATGGAAACCCTAGCTCTCTCTCGCTTTCCGCTCACCTCCGCCCACAGCTCCGGCATTACCTCCCGCCACCGCACTGCCTCTAAATCCACTTTCTCTCACTTCGCCTCCTCCTCGGCCGCCCGCTTCCCGATTATCAAATGCGCCGCCATCTCTGCCCCTCCCTCATTAG TCGACCATTCGGAGAAATTCAAGGAGGCTGCGCAGCACGGGAATTTGATTCCTCTCTTCAGGTCAATTTTCTCTGATCACTTGACTCCGGTGCTTGCTTACCGATGTTTGGTGAAGGAAGATGACAGGGATGCGCCCAGCTTCTTGTTCGAGTCTGTGGAGCCTGGTCTTGATGCTTCTGCTGTC GGGAGGTATAGTGTGATTGGTGCTCAGCCAACTATGGAGATTGTTGCAAAAGAAAATATGGTGACTATTATGGACCACCATCAAGGAAAAAGGACAGAAGAATATGCAGAGGATCCGATGGTCATTCCCCGTAGGATTATGGAGAACTGGAACCCTCAACGACTGGATGAACTCCCTGAGGCATTTTGTG GTGGTTGGGTTGGCTACTTCTCTTATGATACAGTACGCTATGTTGAGAAGAAGAAACTGCCATTCTCAAAAGCCCCTCTGGATGATCGAAACCTTCCTGACCTTCATATAGGACTTTATGATGATATTATTGTGTTTGATAGTGTGGAAAAG AAAGCATATGTCATACACTGGGTGCAGTTGGATCGTTTTTCTTCAGTTGAAGCGGCCTATAATGATGGAATGAACCGGCTGGAAGCTCTTATGTCTAGGGTGCACGATATAGTGCC TCCTAGGCTGGCTGCGGGATCAATCAATTTACATACTGGCCTCTTTGGTTCTAAATTGAAGAACTCAACAATGTCTAGCAAAGAATATCAGAAGGCTGTTTTGAAAGCAAAAGAGCACATCATAGCTGGGGACATTTTCCAAATAGTTCTCAGTCAAAGGTTTGAAAGGAGAACATTCGCTGATCCATTTGAGGTATACCGGGCATTGAGAATTGTAAACCCCAGCCCGTATATGACTTATTTACAG GCTAGGGGGTGTATTTTAGTTGCTTCAAGTCCTGAGATTCTTACTAGAGTTAAGAAG GGAAAAATCACAAATCGACCACTAGCAGGGACTGTCAGGAGAGGAAAAACACCTAAAGAAGACCATATGCAGGAAAAGATTCTTTTGAATGATCAAAAGCAGTGTGCAGAGCACATAATGTTGGTTGACTTGGGAAGAAATGATGTGGGAAAG GTTTCTAAATTTGGTTCAGTGAATGTTGAGAAACTAATGAACATTGAACGCTATTCCCATGTCATGCACATCAGCTCCACG GTCACTGGAGATATACTGGAAAATTTAAGTAGCTGGGATGCTTTGCGGGCTGCACTGCCTGTTGGAACTGTTAGCGGGGCTCCTAAG GTGAAGGCCATGGAATTGATTGATGAGCTGGAAGTAACAAGGCGAGGACCATATAGTGGTGGATTTGGAGGCATTTCCTTTTCTGGTGATATGGACATTGCCTTAGCTTTGAGAACCATCGTTTTCCCCACTGGAATGCGTCATGACACTATGTACTCTTACAAGGATGTGGATAAGCGACGAGATTGGGTTGCTCATCTCCAAGCTGGAGCGGGTATAGTTGCCGATAGTGATCCTGGTGATGAACAAAGAGAGTGTGAAAACAAAGCTGCAGCTCTTGCCAGAGCCATTGATCTCGCAGAGTCTTCATTTGTTGAGAAATAG